The Candidatus Zixiibacteriota bacterium genome includes a window with the following:
- a CDS encoding class I SAM-dependent methyltransferase, with amino-acid sequence MPADNKRARRQRVCPVECAGTLDGIFRRWLQNPRKILSPYIRDGMTVLDFGCGPGFFTVTMAELVGPTGRVYAVDLQEGMLSLLQSKVRGSMLESRITLHRCNSDCIGINTAVDFILAFYVIHEISDQHRWFREAADLLQPNGLLLVVEPRPFHVSKADFQQTILAAETAGLAAAESPSVFLSRIALFNKKVA; translated from the coding sequence ATGCCGGCGGACAACAAGCGTGCGCGCCGCCAGCGGGTGTGTCCCGTGGAATGTGCCGGCACTCTGGACGGTATCTTCCGCCGATGGCTCCAAAATCCCCGGAAGATTCTCTCTCCCTACATTCGTGATGGTATGACAGTCCTCGACTTCGGCTGTGGCCCCGGATTCTTCACGGTCACTATGGCAGAACTCGTAGGGCCGACGGGGCGCGTATATGCAGTCGACCTGCAAGAGGGAATGTTGAGCCTGCTGCAATCCAAAGTCCGCGGGTCAATGCTGGAATCGCGCATCACGCTTCACCGCTGCAACTCTGATTGCATTGGCATCAATACGGCGGTCGACTTCATCCTTGCCTTTTACGTCATTCATGAAATCTCCGATCAGCACCGATGGTTCCGCGAGGCCGCAGACCTGTTGCAGCCCAATGGATTACTTCTTGTCGTCGAGCCCAGACCTTTTCACGTCTCCAAGGCAGACTTCCAGCAGACGATTCTCGCAGCAGAAACTGCCGGGTTGGCGGCTGCGGAAAGTCCGAGTGTCTTTCTCAGCCGAATCGCCCTCTTCAACAAGAAAGTCGCTTAA